From candidate division WOR-3 bacterium, one genomic window encodes:
- a CDS encoding NAD-dependent epimerase/dehydratase family protein, with protein TGPRRGAVFATSNFARQIVEIEKKKREPVIYVGNLDATRDFLDVRDVARAYALALEKGVPGEVYNIASGKGIKIKDMLDRLVALSNVDLEIKQDPARLRPSDVELLIGSSEKFRKRTGWEPKIPFDQTLRDLLDYWRMKIK; from the coding sequence ACCGGACCGAGACGGGGAGCTGTTTTTGCAACCTCGAATTTCGCCCGTCAGATTGTAGAGATAGAGAAGAAAAAGAGAGAACCGGTGATCTACGTCGGTAATCTGGATGCAACACGTGATTTTTTGGACGTACGTGACGTCGCCCGTGCTTACGCCCTTGCACTGGAAAAGGGAGTACCCGGTGAAGTTTATAATATCGCATCCGGTAAGGGAATAAAGATAAAGGATATGCTGGACAGACTGGTTGCTCTGTCAAACGTCGACCTGGAGATTAAACAGGATCCGGCTCGATTGAGACCTTCTGATGTGGAGCTGCTGATCGGCTCATCAGAAAAGTTCCGTAAAAGGACGGGGTGGGAACCGAAAATTCCTTTTGACCAGACCCTGCGGGATTTGCTTGACTACTGGCGTATGAAGATAAAATGA